From the Malus domestica chromosome 17, GDT2T_hap1 genome, one window contains:
- the LOC103440842 gene encoding late embryogenesis abundant protein 2: MASQDQRQSYRAGEAKGQAQEKTNQVMGTVGNKAQEERNKAYDTTQATRDKTYETAQSAKGRKQAPMNQVKDKTAEKAEQAKEKAWETKETAQQKAEEAAQKTKETAQYGKEKASGIMQQTGEQMKHMAQGAADAVKGTFGLGKNDDKEEETGVYYNKDSTTGTTGGTTKRSY, encoded by the exons ATGGCATCCCAGGATCAGAGACAGAGCTACAGAGCTGGTGAGGCCAAGGGCCAAGCTCAG GAGAAAACTAACCAGGTGATGGGCACAGTGGGGAACAAGGCACAAGAAGAACGGAACAAGGCCTATGACACAACCCAAGCAACAAGGGACAAGACATACGAGACAGCCCAGTCAGCCAAGGGCAGAAAACAGGCCCCTATGAACCAGGTGAAAGACAAGACCGCCGAGAAGGCGGAGCAAGCAAAAGAGAAGGCCTGGGAGACCAAGGAGACGGCCCAGCAGAAAGCAGAAGAGGCAGCCCAGAAGACCAAAGAGACCGCCCAGTACGGCAAAGAGAAAGCCTCAGGGATCATGCAGCAGACTGGAGAGCAGATGAAGCACATGGCACAAGGTGCTGCAGATGCTGTGAAAGGCACTTTTGGGTTGGGCAAGAATGATGATAAGGAAGAGGAAACTGGTGTTTATTATAACAAGGACTCCACCACCGGCACTACCGGTGGCACCACCAAAAGATCTTATTAG